From Primulina tabacum isolate GXHZ01 chromosome 2, ASM2559414v2, whole genome shotgun sequence, one genomic window encodes:
- the LOC142525353 gene encoding putative serine/threonine-protein kinase PBL7: MGCFPCSGESSVNRKMERKNKNNIKNDRRRKADYSQQPQDTRKTSPRDKIVKEDSKDVNHSDIEHTVKEVPDASNSSCDGETKDVKARKFAYSDLVAATQNFKDEYFLGEGGFGKVYKGHLQDTDEIVAIKQLDRNGCQGIREFVVEVLTLGTADHPNLVKLTGYCAEGDQRLLVYEYMSHGSLEDHLHDLRPHVKWLDWNTRMKIAAGAAKGLEYLHDKMKPPIIYRDLKCSNILLGDGYHPKLSDFGLAKVGPSGDQTHVSTRVMGTYGYCAPDYAMTGQLTFKSDIYSFGVCLLEIITGRRAIDNRRCASEQNLISWAKPLFKDRKKFHQMADPALEGRYPVRGLYQALAIAAMCVQEQPNMRPLVADIVIALNYLASQIYDPNIHPIQTPGKSPASRRVKREEEHRHPAH; encoded by the exons ATGGGGTGTTTCCCTTGCTCTGGAGAATCATCGGTGAACCGGAAAATGGAGagaaagaacaagaataacattAAGAATGATCGGCGTAGAAAAGCTGATTATTCGCAGCAGCCTCAAG ATACGCGCAAAACGAGTCCACGTGATAAAATTGTGAAAGAGGATTCAAAGGATGTAAATCATTCTGACATAGAACACACGGTCAAGGAGGTGCCTGATGCCAGTAATAGTTCTTGTGACGGAGAGACGAAAGACGTCAAAGCAAGGAAATTTGCATATTCTGATCTAGTAGCTGCTACCCAGAATTTCAAAGATGAATATTTCCTTGGTGAGGGGGGATTCGGAAAAGTTTATAAAGGTCATTTGCAGGACACTGATGAG ATTGTAgcgatcaagcaacttgatcgAAATGGATGCCAAGGGATTCGGGAATTTGTGGTAGAAGTTCTAACATTAGGTACAGCTGACCACCCAAATCTCGTCAAGTTAACTGGTTACTGTGCTGAAGGAGATCAGAGGCTATTAGTGTACGAGTACATGTCACATGGTTCTTTGGAGGACCATTTACATG ACCTTCGCCCTCATGTAAAATGGCTAGATTGGAACACTAGAATGAAGATAGCAGCTGGTGCGGCAAAAGGCTTAGAGTATTTGCACGACAAGATGAAACCACCCATCATATATCGTGATTTGAAGTGTTCCAACATTTTGCTCGGGGATGGATATCATCCAAAACTATCGGATTTTGGATTGGCAAAAGTCGGCCCTTCTGGAGATCAGACACATGTTTCGACCAGAGTGATGGGCACATATGGATACTGTGCACCTGATTATGCAATGACTGGCCAACTTACATTCAAGTCCGATATTTATAGTTTTGGTGTTTGTCTTCTAGAGATCATTACGGGCAGAAGGGCCATTGACAACAGAAGATGCGCTTCAGAGCAAAATCTGATCTCATGG GCCAAACCATTATTCAAGGACCGCAAAAAATTCCATCAAATGGCTGATCCAGCACTGGAAGGTCGATATCCCGTGAGAGGCTTATATCAGGCTCTTGCAATCGCCGCGATGTGCGTCCAAGAACAGCCTAACATGCGTCCTCTCGTCGCCGATATTGTTATAGCATTGAACTACCTTGCTTCCCAGATATACGATCCGAACATCCATCCTATCCAAACTCCCGGAAAGAGCCCTGCTTCGCGCAGAGTCAAGAGAGAAGAGGAACACAGACACCCTGCTCACTGA
- the LOC142537273 gene encoding uncharacterized protein LOC142537273, translating into MTHSSHRLPHTGFISLRTFITWLVLAMLLIYSIYSTKLVLNKDGSPPCSLSSPVVYAKESLEKIVENHPPPPENCSSKKDSSNVVSPPSCERDEIQLKDVVFCIAASANLWEKRKEYIKLWWRPGETRGVVWLDEKVRINRKEGLPDIRISGDTSKYQYTNRQGKRSALRISRVVAETLRLGMKDVKWFVMGDDDTVFMVENVLRVISKYDHNQYYYIGSSSESHIQNIFFSYAMAYGGGGFAISYPLAKELEKMQDRCIQRYPGLYGSDDRIQACMAELGVPLTKEAGFHQYDVYGNLLGLLGAHPVTPLVSLHHLDVVDPIFPGMTRVEGIKRLFESVKQDSASIIQQSICYNKRRNWSISVSWGYVVQIVRGVISPRELETPTRTFLNWYKRADYTAYAFNTRPVARQPCQKPFLFYLSSVKYDENRKQIIGVYSRYKESQPYCRWRHDSPEKLESVVILKRPDSGRWKRSPRRDCCRVLPSRKNSVLYLWVDNCRQGEIIEL; encoded by the exons ATGACCCATTCCTCGCATCGCCTCCCGCACACTGGCTTCATCAGCCTTCGCACATTTATAACCTGGTTAGTCTTGGCCATGCTTCTAATTTATTCCATTTACTCCACAAAGCTCGTTTTGAATAAAGACGGAAGTCCCCCTTGTTCTTTATCATCTCCCGTTGTGTATGCTAAGGAAAGCCTGGAAAAGATTGTGGAAAATCACCCCCCACCTCCCGAAAATTGCTCTTCTAAAAAAGATTCAAGTAATGTTGTTTCGCCCCCGTCATGTGAAAGAGATGAAATCCAGCTTAAAGATGTTGTTTTCTGCATTGCTGCTTCTGCGAATCTCTGGGAAAAGAGGAAAGAGTACATAAAGTTGTGGTGGAGGCCCGGGGAGACTAGAGGGGTCGTTTGGTTAGATGAGAAGGTGAGGATTAATCGAAAGGAAGGGTTGCCAGATATTCGAATCTCGGGCGATACTTCAAAATATCAGTACACGAACAGACAGGGAAAGCGATCGGCCTTGAGGATCTCGAGGGTGGTTGCGGAGACTTTAAGGTTGGGGATGAAAGATGTGAAGTGGTTTGTCATGGGAGATGATGACACAGTTTTCATGGTAGAAAACGTATTGAGAGTGATTTCGAAATATGATCATAATCAGTATTACTATATCGGTAGTTCATCAGAAAGCCATATTCAGAACATATTTTTCTCATATGCTATGGCTTATGGTGGAGGGGGATTCGCCATTAGCTATCCTTTGGCTAAAGAGCTCGAAAAAATGCAAGATCGGTGTATTCAACGGTACCCTGGGTTGTATGGGAGTGATGATAGGATTCAAGCTTGTATGGCAGAATTGGGGGTGCCTCTAACCAAAGAAGCTGGTTTTCATCAA TATGATGTGTATGGGAACCTATTAGGCCTTCTTGGAGCACACCCTGTAACTCCACTGGTATCACTTCACCATCTTGATGTGGTGGATCCTATATTCCCCGGTATGACTAGAGTTGAGGGCATTAAACGTCTATTCGAATCGGTGAAGCAGGATTCGGCCAGCATAATCCAACAATCCATCTGTTATAACAAGAGAAGGAACTGGTCCATCTCTGTTTCATGGGGCTATGTGGTTCAAATCGTCAGGGGTGTCATCTCTCCTAGAGAGCTAGAAACGCCCACGAGGACGTTTCTGAACTGGTATAAACGAGCCGATTATACTGCATATGCATTCAACACTAGGCCTGTGGCTAGGCAGCCTTGCCAAAAGCCGTTCTTGTTCTACTTGAGCTCCGTTAAATATGACGAGAATAGGAAACAAATCATCGGGGTTTATTCCCGGTATAAAGAGTCGCAACCTTATTGCCGATGGAGACATGATTCGCCTGAAAAACTCGAGTCTGTAGTCATCTTGAAAAGGCCAGATAGCGGCAGATGGAAGAGG TCACCTAGGAGGGATTGTTGTAGAGTTTTGCCTTCAAGAAAGAACTCGGTTTTGTACCTATGGGTGGATAACTGCAGACAAGGCGAGATTATCGAATTATAG